The window CGCCTCCACCAGCCGCCCCGTCCAGCGCCGCGAGATCCACGCGACGCCGACCAGTACGACCACGAGGGCGATCTTCGCCAGGAGCAGTTGCCCGTACCGGGTGTCGGTGAAGGCCGACCAGGAGCCGAGCTGGCGCCAGGACTGGTACGTCCCGGTCGCGATCAGCGCGAGCACGCTGCCGAAGGCGACCCGGGAGAAGTCGCGTACGGCCGACGCGTCCACGGGTGTGTCGGCGGGGGCCCGGTACAGGGCGACCAGGAGCGCGCCGAGCCCGCCGAGCCACGCGGCGACGGCCAGCAGATGGACGACGTCGACCGGCATGGAGATGCCGGCCTGGAGCCCGACCGAGGCGTGCTCGGACATCGCCCAGCTCGCGGCGAGCCCGGCCGCCACGACGACGCCGCCGATGGCGAGACCGAAGGTCAGGTCGCGCCTCTCCTGGGGGTCCTCACGCTTGTCGTACGCCCCGAACAGCACGGAGATGAACAGGGCCGCCGCGGCGAGCAGCAGCAGCCGGGACACCAGGGCCGCGCCGGTCTTGGTCTCCAGCACCTGCCCGAGCAGGGACAGGTCGAAGACGTCGGCGACCTTCCCGGAGCCGGTGTAGGAGCCGCGCAGCAGGAGCAGGGCGAGGGTCGCGGCGGTGAGCGCGAGCCACCCGGAGACGACGAACCGCTGCACCGGACGTACCCCGGAGCCGCGTCGCCAGCAGGCGAGGACGAAGGCGGCACCACCGGCCATCACGATGAACCCGGCGTACGACACATACCGCCCGAAGCCGTACAGCCAGCCGACGAGCCCGTCGTCGGTCGCCTGCTGGGAGACCGTCGCGGAGGTCTTGGAGGGGGCGCCGATGGAGAAGGTGTAGGCGCCGGCGACGGGATGGCTGTCGGCGGAGACGACCTGGTAGGCCACCGTGTACGTGCCGTCGGGCAGACCCGGCTTCAGCCCCACGGCGTACGTCGTCCCGCTGACGTTGGACGGCTCGGCCGTGTCGACGCGCTTGCCGTCGGGGTCGAGCACGCGCAGTGAGTCGTCGGACAGCGCGACCTGCTCGGAGAAGGTGAGCGAGATCCGGGCCGGGGCCTCCTGGACCACCGCCCCCTGCCCGGGGTCGCTGCCGGTGACCGCGGCGTGCGCGGAGGCCGGGCCGGCTCCCGCGAGGAGTGCGCAGGCCGCGGCCAGGAGCAGCAGCACCAGGGTCCGGACGCGGGGGGCGATGGTCTGAGTCACGGGGATCCCTCCCTCAGTGTCCGGTCTTCGGGCTGTAGGTCGCCGACTTCACCGGCATCTCGACCTTGACGGGGCCGGAGTCGGCGAAGCGGAGCTCAAGGGTGACCGTCTGGCCTTCCTTCGGCTTGCGCTTCAGCTGCTCGAACATCAGGTGGTCGCCGCCGCTCTTGAGCACCAGTTCACCGTGGGCGGGGACCTTGAGGTCCTTGACCTCCTGCATGGCTCCGCCGACGGTCTCGTGCACGGTGACCTGACCGGCGACATCGCTCGTGACCGAGGTCAGCTCGTCGGCGGCACCGCCCTTGTTGGTGACGGTGAAGAAGCCGGCCGCCATCTCGTCGGAGACCGGCTGCGGCATGTACGCGGAGCCGACGGAGAGTTCCGCCTTCCCGTCCGCGGAGCCGCTGCCGGAGTCCGAGCCGCCGCAGCCCGCCAGGGCCAGCGCCCCGGCCAGGACGAGGGCCGGTGGGCCGAGTCGACGCCTCACGGGTTCGCTCCCTTGACGAGCGCGGGGAGGTCCTTGGTGTAGTCGTCGACGGAGGCGTCCTCGCCGTAGAGCACATAGCCGCCGTCGGTCTTCGGCGAGAACGCGATGACCTGGGTGCCGTGCTCGGAGATGATCTTGCCGTTCTTGTCCTTCCGCGGCGCGTCCAGGGAGATGCCGAGGGTACGGGCGCCGGCCTGGATGGTCGCGAAGTCGCCGGTGAGGCCGATGAACTGGGGGTCGATGCCCTTGAGCCACTTGCCGAGCTCGGCCGGGTTGTCGCGGTCCGGGTCGGTGGTGACGAACACGACGCGCAGATCGTCCTGTTCGGCCTTGGGCAGCTGCTTCTTGGCCACGGCGATGTTGCTCATGGTCGACGGGCAGACGTCGGGGCAGTGGGTGTAGCCGAAGTAGATCAGGGTGGGCTTGCCCTCGGTCTCCTTGCGGAGGTCGTACTTCTCGCCCTGCGTGTCGGTGAGGACCAGATCCGGCTTCTCGAACGGCTTGTCGAGGACGGTGGCGGCCTTCTCGGTACCGGCCTCCTCCGACACCACGGCGACGGGCTGGTCGCTGTCGCCGCCGCTGCCGCAGGCGGTCAGGGTCAGCGAGGCGGCGGCGAGCAGAGCGGCCGCGGCGAAGGTCTTGGTGCGCATAGAAAGGAATCCCAGATGTCGGTGACCCGGCGCGCACCGGGGTCTCCCCGCCCGAGGGGCGAGGATCCGGCGCGCGCCGTGCAACGGAAGGGTCGTCAGGCGTTGGAGCGCCGACGCCCGGCGAGCACGCCGTAGGCGACGCCCGCCGCGCCCACCACGATGCCGACGACGCCCAGGACACGGGCGGTGGTGTCGGTGCCGTCGGAGTGGGCGGTGTCGGCGGCGGCGGTCTTGGCGGAGGCCTTCTCGGCGTGCTCGGAGTCGGAGGCCTTGTCGCCCGACGAGCCGTGGTGCCCGTCCTCGGAGGCGGCGGACAGCTCCAGCACCGGGGCCGGGTTGTCGGGCTCCTCCTTGCCGTCCTGCGGCACCTCGATCCAGCGGACGACCTCCTTGTTGGAGTACGTCTGCAGGGCCTTGAAGACGAGTTCGTCGGCGTCCTCGGGCAGGGTGCCGATGGAGACCGGGAACTTCTGGAAGAAGCCGGCCTTGATGCCGTCGCCGTCGGCGGTCCAGGTGACCTTGGTGACGGCCTCGGAGATCTTCTCGCCGTGCATCTCCAGCGGCTTGTCCAGCTTGGACTTGGTGACCTTGATGTCCCATCCGGGCACCGGCTCCGGCATGACGGAGGCCAGCGGGTGGTCGGTGGGGAAGTTGACCTCGAGCTTGGTGGTCGAGGCGTCGTCGCGCTCGTTGGGGACCTTGAAGTCCACGACCGCGTAGCCGCCCTTGGCGGCCTCCCCTTCCGGCTGCACGGTGACGTGCGCGAAGGCGGGGGCGGACAGGGCGAGAACGGTGACACCGGCGGCGGCACCGGCCGCGGCGATACGGGAAACCTTCATGGAAGGAGCACTCCGCTGTGAGTCGGTTCGGGATGAGGAAGAGGGATACACGCACACGCGCGTGCCGCACGACGGCGGCCCCTCCTCGAATCCGAAGAACCCGAAGAATCGGAGTGGCGGTCGCGTCGCGTCAGGCGGCGAGGGCGAGAGCGGATACGGGCGCAGGGACGGCCGGCGGGCCGCGCCGGATCACCGTGTGCTGCAGCGCGGTCGTGGACGGCATCTTTGGCACGGGCCGCACGGCGAGCACGGGGCACGGGCGTGCCTGAGGCACTCCCGGGAGTCCGGCCCGCAGGGCCCGCACCAGCGCGAACGCCGCCCGCAGGGAGCGCGCGGGCGCCCCTTCGGCGACGCCCTGCGCGGACAGTTCGGTGAGCCGCAGCAGCGCCAGGTCGCCGTGGCGCAGCAGCCAGCCTGCGGCGATCGCCGCGAGGACATGGCCGAGCAGCATCGGCAGGGACGGCCACAGCGAGGCCGGCGCGGCGTCCGTTGCCACATGCGTGTGGGCGCCGCCCGTCGGCTGGAGCCGGGCGTCGGTGAGGACCTTGTGGGCCTGCGCCGGGCTGATCGCCGCCGCCGTGGTCCCGCACAGAAGCCGCGCGGCCTGCTGGACCAGCGCGGCGTCACTCGTGCCCGCCGGTACCGAGGAGCTGGTGGCGGCGGCCGTACCGTGCTGGCCCAGTCCGAACAGGGTGTGCAGCACCGTCTGGCCGACCGCGAGCAGTGCCGCGATCGCCGGCAGCGAGCGCACGCGCCCCGCGAGCGGCGCCGCCACCGCGGCCACCCCGAGGAACCCGGCGCCCAGCGTCCACAGCGGAATGCCCTCGCACGACGCCAGCGCGTGACCTGCCCCGGCCAGCACGACGCAGACCGCGGCGAACACCGCGGCCCGCAGGATCCGAACCGGGTGTCCGGAGCGCGTCGCGCGCGCGTGGGGGGCAGTCATGGCGGGCTCATCATCGCACTGGCCCCGAAGGCCTCGTGCGGCAGGTCCGCAAGATGCCGTACGACCGGAACGTCACCCTCTGGCCCGCCCGCCCCCACTTGCACCGATGTTCGCTCCTGCATACACCGATCAGGACCAGCGCGCATCCGCCGTATGGGCGGCATCACGTCAACTTCACGCTTACATGCGGTGGCTCGGGGCAATACGTAACGGTATGTCGAGCCGCAGCCAGGAGGCTGGAGCATGAGCATCTGGTGGTCACTCCATCTGCGGCGCGAAGCTGCCAGCGTGCCTCTCGCCAGGCGCCTGCTGATCGGCACGATGGAGACCGCGGGCGTCGACCCCGACATCTCCTACGACCTCTCCGTCGCCCTCAGCGAGGCCTGCGCGAACGCCGTGGAGCACGGCGGGGGCATGGCGCGCGGCGGCCCCGGTTCGGAGGCCTACCGGGTCACGGCCTACCTCGACGGCGAGAAGTGCCGGATCGAGGTCGCCGACGCGGGCCCGGGTTTCCCCGCGTCCTCCGTCTCCCGGTCCCGTCCGCCGATCCGGCCCGCGCAGTCCGACGCGGAGGACGGCAGAGGGCTGTGCCTCATCCAGGAGCTCGCCGACCATGTTCACTTCGGCAACAAGCCGGGCCGGGGCGGGGCCGTGGTGAGCTTCGACAAGGTCCTCAAGTGGCGCGAGGGTGCCGCGCCGCTGATGGCGGTGTGACCCCGCGGTGGTGTTTCACGTGAAACACCACCGCCGTGTGAACCACCACCGCCGTGTTTCACGTGAAACGTCCGCTGCAAGGTCCGCCCCTACAGCGCACCCCAGTCCAGCGTCGTCCGCGCCAGCCCCGCCACCCGCGTGAGCAGCGCCAGCCGGGCCGCACGGACCGCCGGGTCGGGGTCCATCACCAGAACCTCGTCGAAGAAGGCGCTGATCGCCTCGACCAGCGGCCCGGAGACCTCGATCAGGGCCCCGAGGTCGTCCTCGCGACCCTGCAGCGCCTGGTGTACGGCCTCGGCGCTCTCGGCGAGGCGCAGTTCGGCGGGCGCGGTCAGCAGAGACGGGTCCGCAGCCTCGACACCGCCCTCGGGGAGGATGCGCACGACCCGCTGGAACGCGGCGGCGAGTGCCTCGAAGGCCTCCGTGCCGATGTGCCGCTCCAGCGTGGCGAGCGTCCGGTCGCCGTGGGCGGGCCGGTCGGCCCACACCAGGACGGCCTGGACCAGCCGGTGTTCGTGCCCGGCGTCCGTGAGCTGCTGCTCATAGCGCCGGGTGATCAGCTCGCCGGCCTCGGCGACTCGCTCGACCGGCACCTCCACGCCCTGCGCCGCGTACCGTACGGCCGCCGCGCGCAGCCCGTCGCTCACCCGCAGCCCGCCCACCGCGGGCAGGCTCCGCAAGACGTTGAGCAGCCCGATCGCGGCCCGGCGCACCCCGTACGGATCGGAACTCCCGGTCGGTGCCGCCCCGATGATGAACATGCCCGTCACCAGGTCGAACCGGTCGGCCAGCGACAGCACGGCACCCGCGTCCCCGGCAGGAAGGGCGCCGCCGGCGGAGCGCGGCAGCTCCATCTCGGCGAGGGCCCGGGCGACCTCGGCGGACTCGCCGGCCCGGCGGGCGTACTCCTCGGCCATCACCCCGGCCAGTCCCGAGAACTCGATCACCATCTGGGACGCCAGGTCGAACTTCGCCAGCGCACCGGCCCGACGGACGACGTCCACCGCCTCCTGGGCCAGCCCTGCACGCCCGGCCAGATCGAGGGAGAGGACGGCGAGACGCTCGGCGCGGTCGGCGACCGTACCGAGCCGGTCCTCGAAGGTCAGCTTGTCCAGCCGGCTCCGGAACTCCGCCGGCGGCACCTTCAGATCCGCCCGCCAGAAGAACGCGGCGTCCTCGTAACGGGCCCGCAGCACCGCCTCGTTGCCCGCCCGCACCACGTCGTCGTCGCACAGGGCGTTGGCGAACGTGACGAAGTGCGGCATGAGGCGCTCGCCGTCCAGCACCGGCAGATAGCGCTGGTGCTTGCGCATCACGGTGGTCAGGACGCTCGCGGGCAGTTCGAGATAGCGCTCGTCGAACGACCCCCGCACGGCGTACGGGAACTCCAGGATGTCGGTGATCTCGTCGATCAGGCCGGCCTGGCCCTCCACGTCGATCCGCCCGCCGACCTCGGCCGCCGCCTCCACGGCACCGCGCACGACCGCCCCGCGCCGGGACTCCCGGTCGAGCAGGATGCCGTGCATGTGCAGGAAGTGCGGGTAGCCCTCGGCGGCGGTCACGCGGACTTCCGGATACGGGGCCTGACGCTGTACCCGGGTCGTGTCGCCCGCGGAGAGCGAGGAGACCACCACGGGCAGGGGAGTGCGCCCCAGCAGCGCGAGCAGCCAGCGCACGGGACGCGAGAACGACAGCCCCGGGTCGCTCCAGCGCATGTTGCGCCCGGCCCGCAGCCCCGACACGACCTCGGCCAGCAGCTCGCTGAGCACCTCGACGGCCGAGCGCCCCTCCTCGTGACGGG of the Streptomyces koelreuteriae genome contains:
- a CDS encoding copper resistance CopC/CopD family protein, with protein sequence MTQTIAPRVRTLVLLLLAAACALLAGAGPASAHAAVTGSDPGQGAVVQEAPARISLTFSEQVALSDDSLRVLDPDGKRVDTAEPSNVSGTTYAVGLKPGLPDGTYTVAYQVVSADSHPVAGAYTFSIGAPSKTSATVSQQATDDGLVGWLYGFGRYVSYAGFIVMAGGAAFVLACWRRGSGVRPVQRFVVSGWLALTAATLALLLLRGSYTGSGKVADVFDLSLLGQVLETKTGAALVSRLLLLAAAALFISVLFGAYDKREDPQERRDLTFGLAIGGVVVAAGLAASWAMSEHASVGLQAGISMPVDVVHLLAVAAWLGGLGALLVALYRAPADTPVDASAVRDFSRVAFGSVLALIATGTYQSWRQLGSWSAFTDTRYGQLLLAKIALVVVLVGVAWISRRWTGRLVEAVPASAERELTRVGAGAGASGDTDADVTGDDRTGTSTGRDADEQSDPEPDSPGPDDTESDEAEPADTDPADTERAAQLARQRAARDTARRKQLRDADPNRFGLRRSVLAEAGIAVVLLAVTTVLTQTEPGRTEQEAKAAASSSAAASADAGASGALTLNMPFDTGGEDGKGIVTVDLDPARVGDNEMHVYVERPNGRAFDIPEVKVDFTLKAKNIGPLPVTPDHLATGHWSANGVQIPMAGDWKVDVTVRTSDIDEVTVSKNAQIG
- a CDS encoding copper chaperone PCu(A)C, producing the protein MRRRLGPPALVLAGALALAGCGGSDSGSGSADGKAELSVGSAYMPQPVSDEMAAGFFTVTNKGGAADELTSVTSDVAGQVTVHETVGGAMQEVKDLKVPAHGELVLKSGGDHLMFEQLKRKPKEGQTVTLELRFADSGPVKVEMPVKSATYSPKTGH
- a CDS encoding SCO family protein: MRTKTFAAAALLAAASLTLTACGSGGDSDQPVAVVSEEAGTEKAATVLDKPFEKPDLVLTDTQGEKYDLRKETEGKPTLIYFGYTHCPDVCPSTMSNIAVAKKQLPKAEQDDLRVVFVTTDPDRDNPAELGKWLKGIDPQFIGLTGDFATIQAGARTLGISLDAPRKDKNGKIISEHGTQVIAFSPKTDGGYVLYGEDASVDDYTKDLPALVKGANP
- a CDS encoding YcnI family copper-binding membrane protein, with the protein product MKVSRIAAAGAAAGVTVLALSAPAFAHVTVQPEGEAAKGGYAVVDFKVPNERDDASTTKLEVNFPTDHPLASVMPEPVPGWDIKVTKSKLDKPLEMHGEKISEAVTKVTWTADGDGIKAGFFQKFPVSIGTLPEDADELVFKALQTYSNKEVVRWIEVPQDGKEEPDNPAPVLELSAASEDGHHGSSGDKASDSEHAEKASAKTAAADTAHSDGTDTTARVLGVVGIVVGAAGVAYGVLAGRRRSNA
- a CDS encoding ATP-binding protein; this translates as MSIWWSLHLRREAASVPLARRLLIGTMETAGVDPDISYDLSVALSEACANAVEHGGGMARGGPGSEAYRVTAYLDGEKCRIEVADAGPGFPASSVSRSRPPIRPAQSDAEDGRGLCLIQELADHVHFGNKPGRGGAVVSFDKVLKWREGAAPLMAV
- a CDS encoding glycine--tRNA ligase, which codes for MKNVQTALTMQDAVLTLQKYWSDNGCMITQPLNTEVGAGTANPATALRVLGPEPWSVAYVEPSVRPDDSRYGENPNRLQTHTQFQVILKPDPGNPQELYLGSLRALGVDLGAHDVRFVEDNWASPALGAWGLGWEVWLDGMEITQFTYFQQVGGVALDPVSVEITYGLERILMNLQGVAHFKDIVYAPGITYGEVFGQNEYEMSRYYLDDADLDTNHRLFESYAAEARRLLDLELPVPAYMYVLKCSHTFNVLDARGAISTTERAKAFSLMRGLTHESAKLWERRRAALEYPLGVAAAPAPAERHALPKVPGVETLLFEIGVEELPYADVPATTEAVRESVTAKLADTRLGHGAINVMATPRRIVITVDGVQPRERDTMRTVRGPKVAAAFKDGAPTQALLGFARSQGAEPTDVRIVDVKGVEYVALTRHEEGRSAVEVLSELLAEVVSGLRAGRNMRWSDPGLSFSRPVRWLLALLGRTPLPVVVSSLSAGDTTRVQRQAPYPEVRVTAAEGYPHFLHMHGILLDRESRRGAVVRGAVEAAAEVGGRIDVEGQAGLIDEITDILEFPYAVRGSFDERYLELPASVLTTVMRKHQRYLPVLDGERLMPHFVTFANALCDDDVVRAGNEAVLRARYEDAAFFWRADLKVPPAEFRSRLDKLTFEDRLGTVADRAERLAVLSLDLAGRAGLAQEAVDVVRRAGALAKFDLASQMVIEFSGLAGVMAEEYARRAGESAEVARALAEMELPRSAGGALPAGDAGAVLSLADRFDLVTGMFIIGAAPTGSSDPYGVRRAAIGLLNVLRSLPAVGGLRVSDGLRAAAVRYAAQGVEVPVERVAEAGELITRRYEQQLTDAGHEHRLVQAVLVWADRPAHGDRTLATLERHIGTEAFEALAAAFQRVVRILPEGGVEAADPSLLTAPAELRLAESAEAVHQALQGREDDLGALIEVSGPLVEAISAFFDEVLVMDPDPAVRAARLALLTRVAGLARTTLDWGAL